The Candidatus Binatus sp. sequence CCGATATTCGGAATCAGCCGATGATGCTCGATACGGCGGCCCACGCCGACGAAATGCGTGCCCGCTGCTTCGGCCGCCACGCGATCGATCTGGCTGTCGCCGACGTACACTGCGCGACTCGCGCTGACGCCGGCGCGCTCCAGGCACAGCTCAATGATATCTGGCGCCGGCTTGGGACGCACCTTGTCGCGCGCGCTCGCGACCGCGTCGAAGATACCGCCGAGTCCCAGATGCTCGATCAACGCCGGTACGGTCGCCGATCGATTCGTCGCCAGCCCGAGCTTGTAGCGGCGTTTCAGTTCGATCATGTAGGGACGCAGTTCGAGATGCGGCCGCAGCAAGCGCAGGAACGGCGACGAATCCATCGTGCGC is a genomic window containing:
- a CDS encoding HAD family hydrolase, translating into MIDLVIFDADGVLFDSDESNVAYYNWIFAQMGELPLDRDEEIAAISYAATDVFKGRARGDADKLKRMHDLARTMDSSPFLRLLRPHLELRPYMIELKRRYKLGLATNRSATVPALIEHLGLGGIFDAVASARDKVRPKPAPDIIELCLERAGVSASRAVYVGDSQIDRVAAEAAGTHFVGVGRRIEHHRLIPNIGELPRTLENLMAALS